The genome window CATAAATATTATTATTATCACTAAAAAGCGTTGAATTATTGGAATTATCATATAGAAGAAAAGCCTGTCCTGTATCCATTAGATGATAATTTGGAATATTATCAATCATAATTGCTGAGAATTCACGTTTAATACCTGTGCCTGTAACAAAAATAATTTTATTATCTTCCCCCATCTTATCTTTATATTTGGCAGGATACTCAACGACATCTGGACTGTAATATAACCATTTTTTTGTAAAAGGACGATATTCACTATATCTAATTTTCTTAGCATCAAAGCTAAACCTAATCCCCCGCTTAAATGAATTTCTCATTCCCCTAGTCCATTTAATAAAATTATCTGAAGTATTCAGGGAACTAATCTTCTCTTCAATGTCATCAATATTAGATAATCTATCGAGTTCTGAATTATAGTTTTGAATAAGTTTTGAAACATTTCGTTCAACAGAAGTTCTCGAAAATCCATAAGTCCAAAAGTCACGCGCTGTCTGAGCTCCAATTCCGTGGTCATTAAATATTCGCTCACCTTTTTCAGAATATAAGGGAATAAAAGTACTATATTTTTCATCTCGATGATTTATCCAATCAAAATTCTTATCTGGAATTATTTCTTGCCATTCAAGATTAGCTAACGACTTGGTATCAGAAATTATTTTAAGTTTCTCATTACGATTCAAATAATCTCCAATATCATGATAATATATTTTATGATTTTCTGATCCATCTTTAATTAATATTGTTATAGCAATAGGCGTTCTGCTACCAGATCCAAATATTTTTCCTCCTTCTTTTCTAGATTGTTCTCCTTGTGTCCTCTGATCACCACGCAAATTGAATACATAAATATAATTAAAATCCTCAGCTAAGCATTTCCTTAATCCATTTGTGGCATTACTGTCAATAAATGAGCCATTTGTAACAAATCCAATAACTCCTTTTTCTCCTATTCTGTTTGTAGACCAACGTATGGCTTTGATATAACTATCATAAAGCGTATTTTTAGCTGTGGAATTGGAAAATTTCGCATAAGTATTTGAAATATCTTCTTCTAATTTTGGATAACGAACATTTTCATTTCCATCATTCGCATTATTTTTCCCTATCCTATAAGGAGGATTTCCTATAATAGCAAAAATAGGATCTCTTTGCTGGCTTTTAAGGCGTGTATTATTCTCACCGAACATTTCATCCTCAAACGAATCTTTTTGTTCGGCAGATTCAAATGTATCAGTCAATACAATACCCTCAAATGGAATATAATCACCTTCCATAATCGAATGATATGTTTCCTCAATATTAATTGCTGCAATGTAATAACTTAAAAGAACAATCTCATTTGCATGAAGCTCTTGTGTATATTTACGTAACAAATCTTTTTTATCAACCAATCCACTTTGTAACAAACGTGTAATGAACGTCCCTGTTCCTGTAAATGGATCAAGCACATGCACGCCTTCATTCGCCAGTGACTTTCCAAAATGTTTCTTCAATACATCGTCAACAGAATGAATGATAAAGTCTACGATTTCAACTGGCGTAAAAACAATACCCAAACGTTCTGTAGTTTCTTTAAACCCAACCCTAAAGAACTTATCATAAAGTTGGACAATAATATCCTGTTTCGCCTTCAGATTATCAATTTCTCCTGCACGAACACGAACACTATCATAAAAACCTTGAAGCTTTTCCTGTTCCTTAACAAGTCCTTGTTCATCCAATACACTCAATATTGAATCCATTGCTTTTGAAACAGGATTGTTATGAACAAAACTATACGAATCAAACAAAGCTTCGAATACTGGTTTCGTAATTAAGTGTTGCGCCAACATTTCAATCGCTTGGCTATCCGAGATAGAGTTGTTGATATTATATCGTAAGCTCTTCAAAAACTTGCAGAATTCTTTATATGCTTCACTATTCTTATTTTCCAACATTACACGTATGCGCATCATATGTTGTTGTGCAATGTCTGCAACGTCCTTTGACCAGTCCTCCCAGTAACGTACATTACCAACTTTCTTTACGATTTTCCCATATATTGCACGTTCTAAATCAGACCAATCTTCTTCAGAAAATAACGTTAGTTGTTCGCTTTCAGGCTTATTTATTAATAATCCATCTTCAGGTGCTTCTCCAACACCAATAATCTGGATTTGGCCTGGTTTCTTCGTGTTCAGTTCTAGTTTATTAATAGTTGCATCAAAACGTTCATCCAATGAACGCAAGGCATTCAAGACTTCCCAAACCACACGATATTTTTCGTTATTATCCAAGGCTGTATTTGGATTTACTCCTGCAGGAATACCGATAGGAAGAATTACATAACCATAATCTTTTCCTTTAGATTTACGCATTACACGCCCAACTGCCTGTGCAATATCAATTTTTGATTTACGCGGTTTTAAGAACATTACCGCATCTAAATCCGGTACATCGACGCCCTCTGTTAAAAATCTTGCGTTAGACAAGATACGACATGTATGATCGGGTACATCAGCTTTTAACCATGAAATCTTTTCATTCTTTTCAAGTGCGTTCATTGAACCATCTGCATGGTCAATTTCCACTTGAAAAGCTTCTGTTTGGTCACCACTCTCATTGATATACTGGTCTACAACTGTCGAAAACATATCAGTAATAAGCTTAGATTCATTAATTGTTCCAGTAAATGCAATCGCACGTTTCATCGGTTCTCCAAGTGTTTCATCCGAATGACTCTTACGTTTTACAAGACCATTCCAACAACCAATGATTTTTGTTACATCATCAAACTCCAGTTCAGACTCACGAGCCAACATTTGTTGGAATTTCCGAGCAATAACTTCCTCATCGACGGCAAGAACCATTACTTTATAATCTGTTAAAATATCTTTACGAATAGCATCACCAAAACCAATACGATAAAGCTCATCTCCATAAATTGCAGGATCATTCATATCAGCAATAACGACTGACATATCTTCTGCTTTACGCTTAGCATCCTCTCCATACACACGGGGTGTTGCAGTTTGGTAAAGACGTTTCACAGTTTTGATATTACTATCACTGTGAACTTTCGTAAAAGCACTTGCTTCTTTTCCACTCTCAGTTGCACCAGTTGTACGATGAGCTTCATCACAGATAACTAAATCGAAATCATAGAATCCATTTTTTTGTGCTTCAATGATTACATCAATGGATTGATAAGTTGAGAAGACTGTTAAAAAATTACCAGGCGAATCGCTATTCTCAATTTGAATTTGATAGTCTAATAGCTTCTTATAATCTGTTGTTGCAGGATAACCTAAATCAGCAGCCGCAATATCCTCCAACTCATTATCTCCCTTGGTTTTAGTAACTTTTCTATCTGAACACACCGCAATTGCATCCATACTGAAATTTGTATCCGCCGTCCAACCACGTAAGGTCTGAGATAATAACTGAATACTTGGCACCAAATATAAGACACGGAAGACGCCTTTCTTCTCATCTGCCATTTTCTCAGCAATAGCCATTGATGTATAAGTTTTTCCAGTACCAGGAGCCATAATCAATTTCCCACGATCTACAGATCTAAATCCCTCTATCACTGCTTCAATAGCTGGTATTTGATGTTGACGTGGGGTCTTCTTATCTTGAAGCTTAACTTTGTCTGGGTTATTAAAAGAATATGAAGACCAATCAATTTTACTTTCTTTCAAGTCAGATAAAGCAATACGAACGATTGGCTTATTGCGGAACTTTAGCGCATCATCAGCATTATTACTCCATTTATCCGTTGATGTGACAATAATTCCTTCAGAATAATAGTGCTTTCCTAACTCATTTAGAAATGAATCAATATGTTCTTTTCGAATTGTCGTATCTTCAGAGTAGAACTTACACTGAACCGCAACTAATTCGCCAGTTTCACGTTTTCTAGCTACTAAATCAACCCCCGTGTCCTTTTTTGGAATATTATAATCCATAGGCACTTCACTTAACTTCCAGACCTTATCAAATAAGCGAGCATACATTGGTTCTCTTTCTAAGTATGCAGCAATTAATAACTCAAATAATGTTCCTCTATCACGCTGCTCATGCTTTATTGCATCAATCTCATTCATCAGCGCTACAAAACTTTTATGATTTTTCAACTCCAAATCCTTCACCTATCTTTCATTGAATAACAATTTCTCTATTTTTAATTATAGCAAACAAGACTATTATTTTATCACGAAAATAAACAGAGAAGGTTTTAGATAACAATAAAGGCTTTTGAAAATAAAGGTATTTAAAACTATAAGAAACCTTTATAAAAAATTCATTATAAAGTTAGAGGATTCAAACTATCGAATTGCTGTCATAACAAGCTTTCTTATAAGCGTTGCTCATAGCTTTTATAGAAAATAGTAGCTAACCTAAAAAAAGAGCTCTTTTTGATTAATACTTTTTTCAAAAAGAGTTCCTTTTTTCATATTAAAATTAATGTCTGAGGCCATATTCCAACTAACTCTTATTCAAAAATTATATTAGTAATAACTTGAGTGACTTTTTGCATCTAGCACATTTCTTTCTTTATTAATTATAGTGTTCAGGTATATTTTTAAAAAATTTCTATTTATTCAGCATCATACCGTCCGTAAAAGTATACTTTTACGGATGCTTTCCTGAACATTAAATTTTAAAAATAAAAGTAACCCTTCAGGGACAAAATGCTGTACCTCACTTTTATTATAGCAATAGTTTATGACGATTTTGGCAGCTTTTCCTACATAGTGAATAAACCAGAGAGATTATGCTTATACAATAAATAATTATGTGTGTTGATATTTTTTAAGGTAAAGGCGGGTTGAAGTTAAGTGGAAAAAGCACTAAAGAAATCGTTATACGATGCACACTATAAATTGAGCTTAGAATGGCATGATACTAAAAACGGTAACTTAACGCCGAATGATGTAGCACCGAGTTCAAACAGACGTGTATGGTGGAAATGTGAGAAAGGTCATGAATGGGAAGCTTCAATCTGCAATC of Priestia megaterium contains these proteins:
- a CDS encoding DEAD/DEAH box helicase translates to MNEIDAIKHEQRDRGTLFELLIAAYLEREPMYARLFDKVWKLSEVPMDYNIPKKDTGVDLVARKRETGELVAVQCKFYSEDTTIRKEHIDSFLNELGKHYYSEGIIVTSTDKWSNNADDALKFRNKPIVRIALSDLKESKIDWSSYSFNNPDKVKLQDKKTPRQHQIPAIEAVIEGFRSVDRGKLIMAPGTGKTYTSMAIAEKMADEKKGVFRVLYLVPSIQLLSQTLRGWTADTNFSMDAIAVCSDRKVTKTKGDNELEDIAAADLGYPATTDYKKLLDYQIQIENSDSPGNFLTVFSTYQSIDVIIEAQKNGFYDFDLVICDEAHRTTGATESGKEASAFTKVHSDSNIKTVKRLYQTATPRVYGEDAKRKAEDMSVVIADMNDPAIYGDELYRIGFGDAIRKDILTDYKVMVLAVDEEVIARKFQQMLARESELEFDDVTKIIGCWNGLVKRKSHSDETLGEPMKRAIAFTGTINESKLITDMFSTVVDQYINESGDQTEAFQVEIDHADGSMNALEKNEKISWLKADVPDHTCRILSNARFLTEGVDVPDLDAVMFLKPRKSKIDIAQAVGRVMRKSKGKDYGYVILPIGIPAGVNPNTALDNNEKYRVVWEVLNALRSLDERFDATINKLELNTKKPGQIQIIGVGEAPEDGLLINKPESEQLTLFSEEDWSDLERAIYGKIVKKVGNVRYWEDWSKDVADIAQQHMMRIRVMLENKNSEAYKEFCKFLKSLRYNINNSISDSQAIEMLAQHLITKPVFEALFDSYSFVHNNPVSKAMDSILSVLDEQGLVKEQEKLQGFYDSVRVRAGEIDNLKAKQDIIVQLYDKFFRVGFKETTERLGIVFTPVEIVDFIIHSVDDVLKKHFGKSLANEGVHVLDPFTGTGTFITRLLQSGLVDKKDLLRKYTQELHANEIVLLSYYIAAINIEETYHSIMEGDYIPFEGIVLTDTFESAEQKDSFEDEMFGENNTRLKSQQRDPIFAIIGNPPYRIGKNNANDGNENVRYPKLEEDISNTYAKFSNSTAKNTLYDSYIKAIRWSTNRIGEKGVIGFVTNGSFIDSNATNGLRKCLAEDFNYIYVFNLRGDQRTQGEQSRKEGGKIFGSGSRTPIAITILIKDGSENHKIYYHDIGDYLNRNEKLKIISDTKSLANLEWQEIIPDKNFDWINHRDEKYSTFIPLYSEKGERIFNDHGIGAQTARDFWTYGFSRTSVERNVSKLIQNYNSELDRLSNIDDIEEKISSLNTSDNFIKWTRGMRNSFKRGIRFSFDAKKIRYSEYRPFTKKWLYYSPDVVEYPAKYKDKMGEDNKIIFVTGTGIKREFSAIMIDNIPNYHLMDTGQAFLLYDNSNNSTLFSDNNNIYDPIKEKLNLEDLEIFYYVYGVLHSPEYREKYANDLKKSLPRVPILKEKEKYVEIGRKLANLHLNYESIQPFDGVVIEGKTNPSYRITKMKHPKRGVLDKIVFNADITITNIPEKAYEYVVNGRPAIEWIIDQYQVKPDKKSGIIDDPNDYSDDEKYIFNLLLSVINVSVQTVDLVNSLPPLEIEE